AACCCACTCCTTGTTTCTTCTGTGGATTTGCTAGCATTCCTACCATGCCATTTTGTTATTCCTACTGTGGTATTATTTGATCCATGCTTACTAGGCCTCTTTTGAGCCTGCTGtatatgtaaagttgtaatttacaactattttgtgttagttttaatttagtgtcaaattttattgtaattttgctcaatcttttgtaccttgtattttatgtgggatttatttgtaagggttgtgtgtgtgagagaggagggggagagagagagagagaaagggagtaTAAAGACTCAAGGCATCTATTGAAGGCAAAAGGagttttcgcgggtagctcgCGACTAGCCATCTCGCGAAGTGATACATGTGCCcagcacatgactagaatgcgAAGTCATGACAAATGTTGACAAccggttttcgcgagtgtcttgcGGGTAAGGTCTTCTCTTGAGATACCCGCAAAATAATCTGTTTTACTATTTGTCATATCTACTCCACTACAtgctcatacacactatatataccatcattacccacatattgagtagagagcttttcagagagaaaatccTAGCCTTAaaccttgagagtgtgagattgttaTTCCCACAATTCtttacaccatccattgtgattttcctctactcctacctctccattttcaaatccttgagaggttgataacctaaacacttaccacactcatactgagtgtctagtgaggttttggtgctcctaggaagcattggaagaagccaagttttggcggatgtaatcgggcgcattgcgggatccggaaagctagacaagacacgattccaagaagccttgttggagtaggagcttggagggcttaggtgcattgggtagactaggcttggagggtttcttgctattcgtgtatcccaacttattgtctagtggatcgatttaccgcttagagggcggcggagaggtttttcgtcgagttcttcggtttctcTTCGATTACACATcgacgtgttatcttgtgtttgcatctctcttccctactcttttagctttctttttttttttttgggtttcccACAGTGTTTCCTCAAAACTTTCAACTAGATACTAATCACTGTTCGCGACGGGTGGGCCCATAACGGGGTAAATCGCTAGCCTAGGGAGTTTTTTCAAAGTGTTGGTGCCTGGACTTGAACTAGGGAGCTCctttttagctttcattttactgctgtgatttgttgaatatggcttagagtaattgttttgtttattcgctcgcatttactctttttcgcacttagtttaagttagagtaaaatcaaccgaaccgtaatttattaatttggggtctaaacagcttttgtgtttttaacacaaattcgagctttcagaatacttttcttttacttaattACAATGACCCCGTATTGTCATTAGGCCTACATTCATGCTATTTTGGGCCTTTTTGACCTAGTCTATTGCTTACGAGCTTCCTTGACCCATTTATTTCTCCTTGAACATCCTCAGCCCATTTCTtttccttgggcatccttggcccattctAATTCTGCATTCTCATGGGCTTTTGCTACCTCTTTTGGGCTTCCCTTAACCCAATTACCATATTCTTTACTTTTGCAGTTCAtgggcttttccatcaactccTTACTCAATTACTTCATTACTTTGGGCCTTCTTTGGCCCATTCTTTCTATTTCGTATAATGCCCATGAGTTTACTACTTCTTTCTCTGGACTCCTTTAGGCCCGCTTGCTTCCTTTGATGcccatttattattttcttggcctatgatccattattcttgCCATTCAGgcttaatagttttttttttcctccaatttactaactcttttcTACCcgtattgttgggcttcttcttgtTATTGGGCTTTTCTGCCAAAATGACCATCAACAGTATTCAAAACATCATCTCCTAATCAAGATTAATTAAGGGTAAACCAAGAAATAATAAGCTAATGACTTTCAAGcaatgttattttaataatatgtttctctttttttatcaatatatttcatattaggtttttttatttcccTCAAAATTTTGATGAGTATGATAGTAATAATCGAaagaacatatatatttttattcatcaatTATTTTTAGTAAAGAGTAGAAAATCAACAATCTATCAACTTATTTATAGAGTTATTATACTTATACTTactttttaaatgtttttattgcAACTACGAAACGAAAATTTTCAACCatgaatattaataaaattatattttgcaatatatatatatatatatatatatatatatatatatatatatatatatatatatatatatatatttctttgaatttttaaattaaaagggAAACTACTAAAAAATCTTTAGTACATAATCGATCATATACGAATTTTAGGATTTAAAACTTGTCTAATTCAATTTTAATAGATGATTGATAAGAAATGTATTAAGAATAttcatttgtttatattttgttaacacTAAATGcgtgcaatttttatttttcatggattaattagttttaaatcttagtattttttgttcttgaatttaaatatgtatatattgtgTGTACCCAAAATGTGATtgttgggctcacaatctatttatatTGTGGGCTTTGAGGTTCCTACTATAAGGGTTCTGTGCTCGATCACTCAGGGACGCTCGTTTCCTCCACTCTTCCCTGGACCTCTCAGAATtgcttcctctctctctctctctctctctctctctctctctctctctctctctctctctcttgagtAATCTCCCTATTTTTCCCAGTGTTTCCCCTCACAATGCCCAACCCCTTTTCCTCATTCTCATCTCATATTTATAGCTCAAGACTAATGGAGGAGTTATAATTATTTTCGTGATGAGTGGAAAGGGGGTCCAATGTTATTTCCTTTAAGTGagtgtttagttgggagtgggcgGTGGtaagagtggcattggaactagttcCCACGTTAGAAGATTTTCCCAGCAGCGATACTCCCCAAGCGATACTGAGCACCTTGGGATTCACCTCCACGAGAAGTGGAACTTCCCGACCAGGTAAGGTTTCACTTTTGCCTCTCATGTCATAATGGCTTCGTTGTGGTTTCCAAACTTTTGGTTGGGTAACGAGGCTTTCCTGGACCATGTTCGTGGGCCTAACAGAGCATGTATTCGCGCGTGATGCTCCCAAGACTTAAGGCCCAACGAGTTTAGGGCCTTGTACACGTGGCATTATCGTGATGggtttcattgtattgggcttaaGGAGAAGTAACGTCCCATACAATAGCCCCCCTTGATTCGTGCCCGGCTTCCGGGCACGAGTCAAGGACTAGAGTCAAACGCTATCTGAGAAATCCAACGGGCAGTTATAGGGCGATTTAAAAGACTCATTAATGCGCCCCTAAAAAGGCGTGTGGTATGTGACTGTTGGCTCAGCCGTCATCATTACCTGACAGTTCGTGAATCATGGCGGCACGTGCGTGGCAGTTGAGATGGGGATTTGAAGGGTTTCCCGCTTCCCATTAAATGTCGTTTATCCCCATATTTGGCTCTTATAAATAGTTCTTTCAAAGTCCCTACTTCACTTTTACATCCTCCATTCCCCAAACTACCTCTCTGCCGAGCATACTGTTATCATGTGCTCATCTTCCAATCAAGAACATTATTCCTTCCTAGACCCCCAAAGTAAGTTTTCCCCGCCTTTCTCTGCCTTTTGTTTCATTTCctgtttttttttcaatattcttTCAATCTCAGTTTAGGAATGGGTTGTTCTCACCTTCTGTCTTCAGAGGCATCCCTAGCTAGCTTTAGAGTAGCCTACAATGTTCCTGGGGACGTCGATATCGCCTACTATCACAAGGGCGATATTGAACTCCACAGGCGTACCAGTGTAAACACCGTCTTTTTCCCCTTTGATGGCCATTCTtgagggtggggttaggttccCGGTTAACCCTCTTGTTGTAGGTACCCTTAGATTTTACGGTCTGTGTCCCGACCAACTCCCTCCTAATTTTTACCGAATGGTGAGTTGTGTGAGTAGGTTAAACCATATATTCAGTCTGCAGTTAAACCATATATTCAGTCTGCAGTTAAACCATATATTCAGTCTGCAGTTAAACCATCACGATATTAACTTCATGTATAGTCTATGCGGAAACATTAGATCCGATTATTACTTAAAAACCAAAGATATGCGGGTACAGCTGATATCATGCCTTCTTGATTCGAATAGAAACTCGGCGGGGGAATTTGTCTGGGTGAGCAGCAATTGGTTTTCCAACGCGCTCCCTTTCCCATTCTTGCCACTCAATGTTGGTCGGTACTGAGAGCCTTCATTTGCATTAAGTTGAATCTTTTAGTTGTTTACGTACCAAActtattggttttttttgttgatttgctGCAGAGTCAAAAGGGTTCCTACCAAATCTCCGGGTTGTAAACGTTCGAGACTTGAACTTTATACTTAgatcataaatttttgttcataCGGACGGACAACTCCGAGCATCCCATTTGATACTCGGCGTCACACCTATATACTCAACCTGGCAATCATTCAACCAGGATTTGCTTGTAGATAGCCCACTCCTCTCATACGGCACTTAAACTTCCTCCCGCCTTCACTCACCGTTGGTAAGGCTCGGGATCTTGGCCTTCGGTACACCACGGCAAAGGATTGTGCTCCAGTGAGAGACGAATCGGCCGAACGTGTGTCCCTGAGCCGTAAAGTCCACATCCCTGTGGGCGATCAAGAGATTCCAGGTCCAGCAGTTGAGCCAGAAATAGCCGAGGCTGATCAAGACGCTGATATGGTGACCAGGCGAAAAATGACTGTTGACCGGTACTCGCCCTACAGCTCAGCCCCAACAGCCCCAAGGTAAGGACCGAACTCCTCCTCCCCCTACTTTCGGCCGTGCCAAAAAGAAGCAGCGCGTCGCCGATCAACAAACCGGGATCCCGACCAATGTTCCATTGAAAACCCCTCCCCGAGTATCAACTGGGATCGTTGTTCGAGAACCGGTAGGGGATTTCCAGCAAGCCCCCCAAACTGGCACTGATGTGGTGTCCTTATCACAGCCTGAAGTGATTTGGCAACCTACCTTCAAGTTTGGAGATGGGCCCTTGCCAAGGGGGGCAAGTTGCACAGAGCTTGGTACAGGGTCTCTTGTTGCCTAAGGACGTTAAAATCTTTTCAAAGGGGACCGAGGAGTCGTTTTCTAGGCATTTACAGTGGCACACTATAACGgtaattttcatatttcaacTCCATGCTTCTTTTCAATATTTGCACATTCATTTCATGCCCGTATTGATCACTACTGTCATACTAGGCCGCGCAGCTGACACACACTCTTGAGGAGAGGCTGAAGGAGCTTGCCAAGGAGGCTGATCGAGAAAAAGCTCTGAAGGAGGTCGCtattgctgctgctgctgctactGCTAAGGAGAAAGGGGAAGTTGTTGAAGCTGCCGAGGAGAAGGCCCGGTCCTCAAAGAAAGTTCGATTAGCGATGGAGAAAAAATTGGCTAAGACAGAGAAGAAACTAGAGGAGGTGGAACTAAAATTAGCAGAAGCAGCCAGTCTTAACTTAACCCAAACTAATGCGATGGCCGATCTGAAGACAGCCCTAGAAGCCTGCGAGGACAAGTGGTACAACGTGGGCTTTGTAGACGTTGAGAACTCCGTGGAACCTATTGTCCATGAAGCCTGGATGCATGGTTTTAGGAAGGGATGACTAGCTGCCCTTCAGACGATGGGAGTGCCAGATGACTCCCTACTCAGGGGTCAAGAACAAATCCTGTACTCAACTCCCACTCCCCCTATTCAAAGTCAGGCTGACACTATGAAGGGTTGGTCCCAGCATGAGAGAGTTGGTTTGAATGATCGATACGCATGTGGAAAGCGTTGATCTCGAAGTTACCAGCACCCTCAACGCTCCCAAAAATGTGTCGGTCCAGCAACCACCCACCAACCAACCAGCCAAGGGCATCCCCGGCTAGCAAACAAATGACGTAGTTCTTGTCCCATAGACCAATCGTGAAGTTCAGCTCTTCTATTTTTCTCCtatcctttaatttttgtttttcttggttTGGATTGCTTATAGTCACCTGGTTGTGGTGACTGAACAATGTTTGCTTTTCCCTTGCGTTTACTTTGTCTTCACACAATTTACTAGTCACGGTTAATGAACATTTGGTTTATTCATATGCTACTAAGTTACTATTCTGCATGCATAAACGGTCATCTGTTCTTTTCCcttctttgtaaaaaaaaaaaattcaattcatgCATGTATAGTGATTGGGATCATTCTGAAGGGTTCACCCACTTCAGAAAGAATTAGCTCCTTATGGACAAGAGCCGAGTTTAACGTATGTTGATTTATGAGCTAAATTTGTTATGATGTAAGTATGTCTATCCTTACTTTCTATGTTCGAAGATCAAAAAAAACTCGGGGATGAGTTCCTGTTTGGCCTCACCTCTCCTGATGATGGAGACCAGATTGGAATAGGTTTCTGCCCCTATGTAAGTTCATAGTTTGGGATCCCCCCCTGTTCGGTAATAGAAATTGCACCGAGGACAGGCCTCTATTCTTAAGGGTATATACAGCTTAGGTTTTTACCTGTCCGGTGATGGAAATCGAACCGGGGATAGGCTTTTGTCCTTAGGATATTTTAgtcttaaggtttccacctgctcggtgatgaaGACCAAACCAAGGagaggtttctgtccttagaatatTTTAGCTTAAGGTTTCCACATGCTTGGTGATGAAGATCGAACCGAGGATAGGTTTATCGTCCTTGAGATATTTtagtttaaggtttccacctgctcagtgatgaagatcgaaccgagaataggtttctgtccttagaatattttagtttaaggtttccacctgctcggtgatgaaGATCAAACCGAGGATAGGTTTCCATCCTTAAGATATTTtagtttaaggtttccacctgctcggtgatgaagatcgaaccaagtataggtttctgtccttaagATATTTTACCTTTCTCTGCACATATATTATCTAGGGCAAGCGAGTTGAAAATAACGGAATCGTAAGTGCAAATACACTTGCATGGATAAACATCGTTTTTGTATTAATTAACAATATGAACATGTAATACTAAACTCAATAGGTACCCCTGCATACTGATAACTAGtgataaaatttcttcaaattgtGGGCATTCCATGGCCGGGGAGTGGTCTCTCGGCCTGATCCTCCAAATAGTACACCCATGTGCCTGCAATGGTGGTAATTCTGTATGGCCCCTCCCAAGTTGGTGCCAGCTTCCCTGCGTTGATGTCTCGTGTATTCCCTACTACCTTTCGAAGTACCAAGTCTCCCGCGGTAAACTCCCTTCTCCTTATGCTTCTGTTGTACCTTCGGGCGAGCTTCTACTGATATTCTGCCAGCCGAATGGTCATCGCTTCTCAATGTTCTTCCAACAAGTTTAGCTGTCGGAACATCAATTCTTCATTCTCGGCTAGGGTGAATCCTACGACCCGAGCGCTGCATAGGTTTACCTCAAATGGTATGACAGCCTTCGCTCTGAAAGTTAGAGAAATTGGGGTCTCTCTTGTGGATCTCCTCGGGGTCGTCTGGTAAGCCCACAAAACGCTGGAAAATTCCTCAGCCCACTTACCCTTGGCGCCCTCTAACCTTTTCTTCAATCCGTTGATGATGGACTTACTGGTGGCTTCAGATTGGTCGTTACTCTGCGGGTATGCTAGGGTTGAATACCGATTCTTGATGCCAAGATTGTTACAAAATTCACAGAAGGCTTTGCTATCGAACTGCAGCCCATTGTCTGACACAAGAGACTGTGGCACTCCAAATCTTGTTATAATGTTTCTCCATACGAACTTCTTGACATCTACATCCTGGATGTTTGCCAGTGCCTTTGCTTCtacccacttagtgaagtagTCAACTGCCACCAACATAAATCTTCGGTTGCCTATCGCCCGAGGAAACGGTTCGACTATGTCCAGCCCCCACTGGGCGAAAGGCCACGGGCTACTTACAGGTTTAGGTTCCCAGCAGGTTGGTGGATCGCCGAGGCATGTCTTTGACACTACTCGCAACTCTGTGCATATTCGatggcatccttttgcatttgCGGCCACCAAAACCCTTGAGTCATTGCTTGGTGAGCCAATGAATGTTCATTGACGTGACTGCCACACACACCTTCATGTAGCTTAGCCAGGAGTTCTCCAATCTTGCTAGGTTGCAAACACTGTAGGTACAATCCCTCGAATGACCTTTGATATAGTTTTCGATCGGCTGATAACCAATACCGAGCAGCAGTCCGACGCACTCTGGCAGCTTCCTTTTCATCCTCTGGCACTCGATCCTCAACTAAAAAGTCAacaataggatccatccaacacTGCCAAGCAATGGAAATTTGTGAAACCCCTGTCTTCGCATTAATACTCGGTGGTTCAGCCACCAATTCCACCTTGATTAATCGAGGCACCTCATTGGCTACTAACGCTGCTAACGTGGCTAAGGAGTCAGCATGTCGGTTCTGCCCTCTGGCTACTTGTTCCACTCTCACACTTGAAAAGTGGCCCATAGTCTGCTTCACCAACCATAAATACTCAATCATCTGGAGATCTTTGGCCTCGAAGCTCCCCTTTACTTGGTTAACTACCAGCCAGGAATCCAAGTAAACCTCCACCTCTTTGGCTCCCAAGTCTGAGACAACTCTTAATCCGGCCAATAAAGCCTCATACTCGGCTTCGTTATCAAAGGCTCTAAAGCCTAATCTGAATGAATGTTCCAGTTTTATTCCTTTCGGGGTGATAACTACGATCTTAGCTCCAGCCCCTGCCACATTGGACACGCTGTCCACAAATACCTTCCACGGGATGACTATTACATGGCAGACCATCTCCAATATTTTTGACGAGAACTCAACGATGAAATTGGCAAGaacctgacccttcaccgacCTTCTTAGCTTGTATCCAATGTCGAAAGCGCCTAACCgagtcccccactttgctatcctccCCGTAAAGTCAGATCTCTTTAACAATGACTGCAGAGGGTCTCGGTCAGGACATAGACGTATGGGCCTGAAAGTAATGGGGCAACTTTCGGGTGGAGTGCGCTAGCACCAatttctccagtggcaaatacCTCGTCTCAGAGTCGACAAATGTTTTGCTCATATAGTATATTGGTAGTTGCACACCTTTTCTCTCAGCAAAATTGCACTCGGGGCATGCTCAGATACCAAGAGGTACATGTATAAATCTTTTCCGAGCTCCGGAGCTATCAACATCGGTTCTTGCCTAAGATATTCTTTTAGGTTTTGGAAGGCTTTGTCACACTCTTCGTTCCACTGGAGCCCtttccacttcttcaaaagctGATAAAATGGTCGGCACCAATCAGCAAACTTGGAAATGAACCGATTAAGGGCAGCTAACAtaccggtcaatttctggaccTCTTTCGGATTGCTCGGCGCTTTTAGACATTTCATGGCTTCAATTTGATCGGGGTTAACTTCGATTTCCCGTTTAGTGATCAAATAGCCCAGGAACTTACTGGCCCCTACTCCGAAGGCGCACTTATCGGCATTGAGAAGCAGCTGATGTCGTCGGAGTATTTCAAACACTTCTTTGAGGTCGTCAATATGTTGCCCCTCTCGCttgctttttatcaccatgtcaTCGATGTATACCTCGACTGTATGCCCAATCTTATCcctaaacatcctcgtcatcattcgttgataagtggctCCCGCATTCTTCAATCGAAATGGCATCACAGTGTAATGATAATTAGCATCAAGTGTTATAAATGCAATCTTTTCCTGTTCCTCGGTAGCCAAGgcaatctggtgataaccttgaaaagcgtccaaaaagctcatccttGGATGCCCATACGTGGCATCTACCAGCTAATCAATCTTCGGCATCAGGAATGGATCCTTTGGACATGCTTGGTTCAAATCAGTAAAGTCAACACAAACCCTCCACttgccattcttcttcttctttactaccaCAATGTTTGCAAGCCATTCTGGAAAGAATGCCTCTTTTATGGCTCCGACTTCCTTCAACCTCCCAACCTCTTGTCTAACAGCTTCGACATGCTCTTTAGCCGATCTCCTTGGCCTCTGCTTCTTAGGAGGGTGCAGAGGTTCCACGTTAAGTTTGTGGACTATAAACTCAGGGTTAACCCCGGGCACCTCATACGGACTCCAAGCGAATACGTCTATGTTCTGTACAAGAAAGGCAACAACTCTACCTTCTCTCCGTCCTTCAAACTTACCCCTATCAGAAAATTCCTTTCGTAATCTGGTAAAATCTTTACTTTCACAAAGTCCTCAGCACAACTAACCCCCATTTCCTCTTAGGGTTCTTGTAGTTGCTATAAGGGGGTTTCCTCAGTTAACTCCTTTTGCCCGACTTCTCGGCTAACTGCGGCCACTAAGCACTGTCTGGCTACTTATTAATTGCCCCTTATTATGGCTATTCCCTTCTCTGTGCGAAACTTGACCTTCACATGCAGGGTGGACAACACGGCTCCCATGGCGTGAATCCACGACCCTCCGAGGATCGTAGTGTAAAGGGAGAAAGAGGCGACCACTATGAACGTTACAGTCACCTCCTTACCTTCCATACTTATGAGGAGTGAAATCTGCCCTTCTGGAATAACCATATGGCCGTCAAAACCCATTAATGACATAT
This portion of the Castanea sativa cultivar Marrone di Chiusa Pesio chromosome 7, ASM4071231v1 genome encodes:
- the LOC142644405 gene encoding uncharacterized protein LOC142644405, whose translation is MTRMFRDKIGHTVEVYIDDMVIKSKREGQHIDDLKEVFEILRRHQLLLNADKCAFGVGASKFLGYLITKREIEVNPDQIEAMKCLKAPSNPKEVQKLTGMLAALNRFISKFADWCRPFYQLLKKWKGLQWNEECDKAFQNLKEYLRQEPMLIAPELGKDLYMYLLVSEHAPSAILLREKRTPPESCPITFRPIRLCPDRDPLQSLLKRSDFTGRIAKWGTRLGAFDIGYKLRRSVKGQVLANFIVEFSSKILEMVCHVIVIPWKVFVDSVSNVAGAGAKIVVITPKGIKLEHSFRLGFRAFDNEAEYEALLAGLRVVSDLGAKEVEVYLDSWLVVNQVKGSFEAKDLQMIEYLWLVKQTMGHFSSVRVEQVARGQNRHADSLATLAALVANEVPRLIKVELVAEPPSINAKTGVSQISIAWQCWMDPIVDFLVEDRVPEDEKEAARVRRTAARYWLSADRKLYQRSFEGLYLQCLQPSKIGELLAKLHEGVCGSHVNEHSLAHQAMTQGFWWPQMQKDAIEYAQSCE